The Yersinia entomophaga nucleotide sequence TCCGGCGGTCGTCCGGTAACCCGTCGCGCTGAGCAGGCTATTTGGCCTGCAAAAGAATTGGCGGGGATTCGTCCATTATTCAGCAAGCGAAACGTTTATGACTATGTTTCCGATAAATATCGTTCGCAAGCGATGGTGGATGTCGATAGTCAGGCCGAGTTTGAGGTGGTTTATGCCAACGCAGCCGGAGAGAAACTGGCGGCAAAAGGCCTGAAAGTTCGTTTGATCCGTGAACGCCGTGATTACTACTGGCAGTGGTCGGAAAGCGACGGCTGGATGTCGCAATACGATAAAAAAGACCTGATGCTGGACGAAAAAAATCTTGATATCGCCGCAGGCAGCAGCGGCAAAGTCAGCTTCCCGGTGGAGTGGGGGGCTTATCGGGTTGAAGTGAGCAATAGCCACAACGATTTGGTGAGTAGCACTCGTTTCTGGGCCGGTTACGATTGGCAGGACAATACCGGTGGCAGCGGCTCGGTGCGTCCGGATCAGGTAAAACTGAAGCTGGATAAACCGGCTTATCGTCCGGGTGAAAAAGTGAAATTACATGTGGAAGCGCCAGCGGCCGGTACCGGTTATTTGCTGGTGGAGTCCAGCGACGGCCCACTGTGGTGGCAGGAAGTTGCGGTGCCAGTCGGCGGTGCTGACGTTGAGGTGCCATTGAATAAGGATTGGAACCGACATGATTTGTATCTGAGCGCCACGGTTATTCGTCCGGGTGATAAAACGGTGCAATCCACGCCTAAACGTGCGGTAGGTATTCTGCATCTGCCTTTGGCAGATGAAGGGCGCAAGCTAGGTCTGACGCTGGATGCACCGGCGCGGATGCGTCCGAATGAGACACTGACGGTCAAAGTCAAAGCTAACCCAATAGACGGTAAGCTGCCGAAGAAAGTGCAGGTGCTGTTGTCCGCCGTGGATAGCGGAATTCTCAGCATTACTGATTTTGCGACGCCAGATCCTTACGATGCTTTCTTTGGGCGTAAACGTTATAGCGTCGATCAATATGATGTATACGGCCAATTGATTGAAGGTCAGGGGCGTTTGGGTAGCCTGCGTTTTGGTGGGGACGGCGATGAGGAAGACGCTCTGTCTCGCGGCGGTAAAAAACCGATAACCGAAGTGACCATTGTGGCTCAGCAGGCGCAGCCGGTGACGCTGAATGAACAAGGTGAAGGCTCTATTCAGTTAGCTATTCCGGATTTCAACGGCGAATTGCGTTTGATGGCTCAGGCATGGAGCGATGAAGATTTTGGTAAAGCCGAAAGTAAAGTGATCGTTGCCGCACCGCTGATCGCGCAGTTAGCCGCGCCGCGCTTCCTGGCGGGTGGAGACCATACCGAACTGGCGCTGGACTTAAGCAACCTGTCCGGTCATCCACAAAATTTACAGGTGAAACTCAGCGCCACTGGTCTGATCGCGTTAAACGGCGCAGGGGAACAGCAGCTTTCTCTGGCCAACGGCGAACGTAAAACTCTGCTGATTCCGGTGCAGGCTCTGAACGGTTTCGGTCAGGGGGATATTGGTTTGGTTATCAGCGGCGTTGCCCTGCCAAATGAAAATCTACCGGATTATCAACATCACTGGAAAATTGGCGTGCGACCGGCTTATCCGGCACAGACTCGCCATTTCGCCAATATTCTGCACAGCGGCGAAAGCTGGATACTACCGCCAGAGGCCACTGAAGGTCTGGAACAAGATACCCTTGAAGGCCAGTTGTTGTTAACCAGCCGACCGCCGTTAAACGTGGCGCGCTACATCAGCGAGCTGTATGCCTACCCTTATGGCTGTCTGGAGCAAACCGTTAGCGGCCTGTATCCGTCGCTGTACAGCAATTATGCCCAGTTAACTTCCATTGGCATTAAAGCCGATAGCGATGAAAAACGCCGTAAATCCATCGATACCGGCATCGAACATCTGCTGAGTATGCAAAAGGATAACGGTGGATTTGCGCTGTGGGACAAACAGGGTTGGGAAGAACATTGGCTGACGGCCTATGCCACCGATTTCCTGTTCCGAGCTAGCCAGCAGGGTTACAGCGTGCCAGCCAGCGCGCTGACGGCGGCCAATAATCGTTTACTGCGTTATTTGCAGGATCCAAGCCAAATTGAGATGCGCTACAGCTCCAATGATCTGCATTCACGCTTTGCGGTACAAGCTTACGCTGGGCTGGTTTTAGCTTCGCAGCAGAAAGCGCCTCTGGGTGCGCTACGTCAGTTGGCCAACCGCAGTAAAGACGCCCGCACCGGCTTACCATTGGTGCAATTGGGTATCGCGCTGAAAATGATGGGTGATATGCCTCGAGCCGAAGTCCTGCTGACGCAGGGGATGACGACGACACGCGCTAAAACCGATTATTGGTTGGGAGATTACGGCAGTGAAATTCGTGACAATGCTTTGATTCTCTCATTGTTAACGGAAAACAACCTATTGCCGCAGCAGCGTGATAGCCGGTTGCTGTCGTTGTCTGAGCAACTCACTGGAAAGCGTTATTTATCGACGCAGGAAAGCAACGCGGTATATCTGGCCGGACGCACTTTAATTAGCGCCAATGAAACGCCGTGGCAGATCGCTTTCGCGACAAATCACGCGGAAGGGGCGGCAGAAACTCATGACAAACCGCTTAGCCAGAATTGGTCTGCTAAGCAGCTGACCGAAGGTTTGGCGCTACAGAATCCGGGGAGCGCGGCAGTTTATAGCCGATTAGATTTAGTAGGTTATCCGCAGATGGCACCAACGCCTTCTAACAATAATCTAAGTATCACACGTACTTATCTGGATATGAACGGTCATCCGGTGGAATTGGATCAGGTTAAAAGCGGCCAGTTAATCGTGGTTTACCTGAGAGTGGGCGCTAACCAACGGGTGCCTGATGCGCTGGTGGTCGATTTACTGCCTGCCGGGTTGGAACTGGAAAACCAGAATCTGGGTGACAGCAGCGCCAGCTTGGGGGAAAGCGCCAGCGGGTTGCCGGAGCTACAGATGAATATGCAGCAGGCGACCATTAAACATCAGGAATTCCGTGACGATCGCTATGTTGCAGCCGTTGATGTCGATGGCTACAACTTCACCACGCTGCTGTATCTGGCCAGAGCGGTCACACCGGGTACCTACCTGATTCCACCGCCGCAGGTGGAATCCATGTACGTACCGGAATGGCGTGCTGTGGGTTCAACGCCAACGCAGCTACGCGTACTGAAATAAACTTTCTGGCCTCTTTGTTGCGGATTATCTGTGCAAAGGGGCCGAAATCATCGCCTGATGACTCGTTTTTTCCGCTCTCGCCGCCGTTTCTGGCTTGCTTTGCTGTTTATCTCGCTGCTGCTGCCGGCGGCTATCTGGCTGGCTGATAGAGCCTGGCCGCTGCCTCTAACTGATGTACAAATGGCACGGATTGTGGTGGCGGAAGATGGCTCTCCCCTATGGCGTTTTGCAGATGATGACGGCGTCTGGCGCTATCCGGTCAGTATCAAACAGGTTTCTCCGTATTATTTGCAAGCGTTGCTAACCTATGAAGATCGCTGGTTCTATCATCATCCCGGTGTTAATCCATTATCTCTGGCGCGTGCGGCCTGGCAGGATCTCCGTGCGGGGAAAATACTCTCCGGCGGCAGTACGCTTTCCATGCAGGTTGCGCGCCTGATCGATCCACATCCTCGCACTTTAGGTGGAAAACTGCGTCAGGTCTGGCGCACCTTTCAGTTGGAATGGCATCTGTCCAAAGACCAGATTTTGGAGATTTACCTGAACCGCGCGCCTTTTGGCGGGACATTGCAGGGCATCGGTGCCGCCAGTTGGACTTATTTAGGCAAAGCGCCGGACAACTTGACCCAAGGGGAAGCGGCTTTGCTGGCGGTACTGCCGCAGGCACCGAGCCATTTGCGGCCCGATCGTTACCCTTTACGTGCCAAAGCGGCGCGAGACAAAGTATTAACCCGATTGGCGCAGTACGGCGTCTGGCCTACGAGTCAGGTGACTGAAATTCAACAGGAAGATATCTGGCTGGCTCCTCGTCAGGTGCCGCAACTGGCACCTCTGCTGGCTCGCCGTCTGACTCTCGGTAACCAGCGCGAACTTATTCAAACAACGCTGGACGCCGGTTTGCAGCGCCAACTGGAAGATATGGCCGCCGGCTGGCGGCACCAGTTGCCGGAGAAAACCTCTCTCGGTGTGCTAGTAGTAGACCACACAACCATGGAAGTGAAGGCTTACATCGCCTCGGTTGATTTCGGTGATGACAGTCGTTTCGGCCATGTTGATACCATCAGCGCGTGGCGTTCACCTGGCTCGACGCTCAAGCCCTTTTTATATGCGATGGCATTAGATGATGGCCTCATTCACGGCGAATCCTTGTTACAGGACGTTCCGCGTCGGTTTGGCAATTATCGTCCGGGGAATTTTGATACCGGTTTTCACGGGCCTGTGAGTGCTAGCGATGCATTAGTACGTTCGCTGAATCTGCCCGCGGTACAACTCTTGGAGGCTTATGGCTCCAAACGTTTTGCCGCCAATTTGCGCAATGCCGGCCTGATATTACGTTTTCCTCTGCACAGCGAACCTAATCTGGCGCTGATATTAGGCGGAACCGGCGCACGTTTAGATCAATTGGTTACCGCTTTTAGCGCCTTTGGGCGTGGAGGGATGGCCGGACAGCTACGTTTCGAGCCGAAGCAACCGTTGCTTCAGCGGCGGCTATTTTCCCCCGGCGCGGCGTGGATTGTACGACGGATTATGGCGGGAGAAGGGAGGCCGGTGCCCGACGATATTTTACCTGCGGTTGTGCCTTTGGCATGGAAAACCGGCACCAGTTATGGTTATCGGGACGCATGGGCGATTGGCCTGAACGCCCGCTATACGCTGGGCATTTGGGTTGGCAGGCCCGACGGCACGCCGGTTGCAGGGCAATTTGGCTATGCTACTGCGGTACCTATTTTGCATCAGGTTAATGGCGTGCTCATGGCGCGCTTGAATCAGGGAAATCGAGCATTACCGATCGACCCGCGGCCTGAATCAGTGAGTCGGGAAGAGATCTGCTGGCCGGGCGGCCAGCCATTGCCAGCCGGTGACAGTAACTGCCGTCAGCGACGCCAGAGTTGGGTACTGGATGGTACTTTGCCGCCCACACTGGCGGCTCCCGGACAGGAAAATATCCAAGGTAGCCAGATGAATATATGGCTGAATAAGCAAGGTCAGCGAGTGGCGGCAGATTGCCCGGACGCTACGCCGACCCGTTTAACTCTCTGGCCGTTGCCGCTTGAGCCTTGGCTGCCGTGGGCAGAGCGTCGTGCGCAGCGTTTGCCACCGGTAAATGCCACCTGCCCGCCGCTAGCGGAAAATGACAGTCCTCCACTTTTGATTCTGGGTATTCGGGATGGGGCTGTTGTGCGTCGTTTACCGGGTAAGAACAGTCTGGATTTACGATTGGAAGCGCAGGGCGGGCAAGGGGAACGCTGGTGGTTCTTGAACGGCGAGCAGGTTGCTACCACTCAAAATCATCAATCATGGCTACAAACGCTGACGGCTCCGGGGCGTTATCAGCTAAATGTGTTGGATGAAAGCGGGCAAGTCAGCAACGTTGAATTCCGACTGGAGTAAGAAAGTCCAAATTATCTTAATTAAAAAACGCAATGCATATGGAAATACGATGTATTTGTTGTTTTTATATTAAAAAATAGTGTAACCAATAAAATGTTGATTTTATATAATCCCAATTGATTTTTTTTATTATTTTTAACCTCGGCTATTGATGATTTTCTTTCAAAGTGAATTTTTTTATTTTTATTTTTATTTTTATTTTTCTTTATCAACAATCAACAATCAACAATCAACAATCAATAGCAATATTGGAGTTTTGATGATGAATATAAAAATATTATCAATTATAATTTTTATCACAATATTTTCCTGTTTTGACGTATTGTCCAATGAGCCAAAAGTCTGTTTCTTTATGAATGATAGTTATCGAGGCGAGTCTCTCTGTGCTGGAAAAAATAACTCGGTGGAAAGTATTCCTGAAAGATGGAATGACCGTATATCATCGGTAGTTATTCCTCAGGGATTGTCTGTTAATGTTTATAAAGATATTAATTTCTCAGGCGAAAAATTAGTTATTAAACAAAATACTGACTTTGTTAAAGACGAAACTAAAATAGGTTTTAACGATGAGATTAGCTCATTTGAAGTAAATAGTACGGCATGTTTTTATGAAAGTGATGAGTTTTCTGGAAGTGCAGTATGTCTGGCGGCAAATGAAAGTATCGATCTTTATAGCAATAACTATCATAGCAGGAAAAACTACCACATTCTTAATCCACTTAACGATCAGATAAGTTCTATTACTGTTCCCCAAAATATGCAGGCGGTTGTTTATGAAGACGATGGTTTTCAAGGGGAATATTATGTTTTGACGGAAGACTTTACATATCAGGATTTAGAAAAATTAAATATTAATAATAGAATAACCAGTATGCGGGTTTTTCAAAACAATACCTTTACTTGCGATCAGCGCTGTGTAATCAAAGACGTTATGCGCATTCCCTTAGGGAAGGCTTTTGGTCATTATTGGTTGGATGAACGTTTGAGTTCTAAAGAAGTATTGATAAGTTTTATAATAAATAATGATGATGACTATTCTATTTCATTCGTTGACGGTGGTGTTCTTCGAGTAAAGGATAGAGAACTGTATTTTATGCATCATAATAAATACAGCAGTTTTATTTTTCGGGTTAATGATGATAGCGATAGATTGTCATTTCTCTCCAGATTCAATGGTGACTATTTTGAAATACAGTTTGTTGAGTCGAAAGGAACGAGAAGTGCTTATGTTTCCCCGTTGTTTAGTTCACTCTTTAATTCTGGAAAAGAAACCGTTGATTTTAAGGTTAGTAATTTCAACCTTGAAACACCCGTTGTCATTGACAAACTGGTATTAACAGGAGAGCAGGGAAGCAACCGACAAACCCGTAGCGTGATGGGATTATTATCTTGCTGGTCGGTGCCGATGCTCAGTATTTATAATTATGTGATTCAGGGAAGCTGTAATCAGACTGACAGATTTGTCAGCAATGCCAATGAGTTCTTTAAAAAACCGAACGATAAGATATTGCAAATATCGGGTTCGGCAAAACCTTTACCTAAACTGAAATCGAATGAAACCTTTCAGACGGAGCCTCAAATCATAAATTTGCAGTCTGAACCCAAAGGTATTCTCACTCAAGTTCATTCCGATATGAACGGTAAGGCCTTAACGGTTCCTGCGACGGCGCTGGCTTGCAAAGTTTCAATGAAAGATCAGTTACTTCCTCAACTACGCTCTCGCCGTGATTTGTCTCCTGTATGTATTGAATGGACCTTGAATATTCTCACCGATTTTACTTTACTGTTTGGTGGCAGCACGGATAACTGGAATGCGGAGAATTTTGGACAAGTTATTGACCGAATTATACGAAATGGTGATACCGGGCATGCCGTATCTGATATTGAAACTGAAACTCGTCTGATTAACACAGTCCAGACGTTATTCAGGGAAAGTGCTCAATCTTCTGGAAGCCAGGACATTTTTAATCTGAAAACGGCTTTTGAGTTTTCTCAGCTTAGCTATGCGGCCTATCTGTTTCATGGGAATAGTGAAGATGAAGATAGAGTGCGAACTCCTCAGGCAGTGCAATCACTACCTCTTGGACGATATGAGCTGTCGCTGCAAGATTTTCATTTTGTCGAAACCATTCCCAGAATTCGGCATGGGGAACGCTGGGTAGAACATCCCGAACAGCATTTCGATATTGAAGTGATAAGTGGTACGACTGAAGCGACGGAGGCTGCCAGACAGCGACTTATCCCGATTATTGATGAATGGAGGCAGATTTATCATCAAGTAAAACTGCCTGCCAGAGTTGACCTGCCAACGGAAATTGGTGAGCCTCTTGAACAAGTCAATCACATGGAGCTGCTGCATGAAGCATCGCGCTTGGTGAGCGATGTGACACAAAGCTGGTTAAGAACCAGTCGTGATGACTACATCTATGTGATTGTGCGTTTGTCTGGACAGATCGTCAGTATTACCATGGCGGTAGATATCAATGAATTTGACGTCGGGATCGCCGGTTCTCTGACAAATCCGACCTACGTATTGCATCCGCAGGCTGAGGGGGCAATAAGAGGAGCCGGCACCGCTGCAATCAGAGCGTTGGCCGATTATTTGAGCGAAAAAGGGAAGCGCACATTGGTTTCCAGCGTGATCAGCCAGCCTTCGGCCATAGTGAAGAAAAAAGTTGGCTTTAGGTTTATTGAGGAACTTTGACAATTTTTGGCAAGATAGGAATGATAGATCTGAGCGGGTCGGTAACAGGTTAATACCCTGAGCTTTTTATCCGCTTACTTGATTTTTATGTGAAATGTGATTTGTGCACAAAAATGAGGAATTAAGATAACAGTTTTTTAATAAATTGTTGTCATTCCCATAGGCAAGCGCTTTCGGCACACATATAATCTGCGACCACTTAACAGGGTCGGCGCAAAAATTACTTGAAAGAATCTGCCTGTAAGCCAAGCGGCAACGCTAATTCAGGGTGGTTTCCAAGTCCGGTCAATATTAGAAATCAAATAGAGGTTGTCATGACTGTAGAACGTACTTTTTCCATCATCAAACCAAACGCAGTAGCTAACAACGACATCGGTGCTATCTACGCGCGTTTTGAAAATGCCGGCTTCAAAATTATTGCTGCAAAAATGCTGCACCTGACCAAAGAACAGGCTGAAGGCTTCTACGCAGAACATAAAGGCCGTCCTTTCTTCGACGGTTTGGTTGAGTTCATGACCTCTGGCCCAATCATGGTTCAGGTTCTGGAAGGCGAAAATGCGGTTCAGCGCAACCGTGACATCATGGGTGCAACCAACCCGGATAACGCGCTGGCAGGTACTCTGCGCGCTGATTTTGCCGATAGCTTTACTGCTAACGCTGTTCACGGTTCTGACGCCGTTGAGTCTGCACAACGTGAAATCGCTTATTTCTTCGGCGAAAACGAAATTTTTCCACGCAGCTAATAGGTTGATTTAAGGGAGGTCAGGGCAATTTTCATCGGCTGACACAATAAAAATGCGGCCATGCCCTTTCAACCGTAGAATCCATGCCTTAAAATTCGTACAATGCCGCGCCCCGGATGAGCCAGCTCTACCGGGGCATTTTTATTATTTATCCATCGCCGTTTCTTTAAGTGCCACCCGGTTTAAAGCACAGCGCCGCAAAGTGTAACAACGAGGCCACGACAACTCATGTCTGAACAACAGTTATCTGCAACAATTCAACCCGATGCTTCTCCTGCTGCCGACAGCGCAGTGCAGGTAGCAGCGCCGGCCACCGCCAAAATCAACCTGCTCGATTTGAATCGTCAGCAAATGCGCGAGTTTTTCGCTGAAATGGGTGAAAAACCATTCCGGGCAGATCAGGTCATGAAGTGGATGTATCACTATTGCTACGATGATTTCGAGCAAATGACCGACATTAATAAAGTGCTGAGAGCAAAATTACAGCGCGTGGCTGAAATTCGGGCGCCGGAAGTGGCAGAAGAACAACGCTCAGCGGATGGCACCATTAAGTGGGCGATCAAAGTTGGCGACCAGCAGGTTGAAACCGTGTATATCCCTGAAGCCGATCGCGCCACTTTATGCGTGTCTTCTCAGGTTGGTTGTGCTCTGGAATGTAAATTCTGCTCAACCGCTCAGCAGGGTTTCAACCGTAACCTTCGTGTTTCCGAAATTATCGGTCAGGTATGGCGTGCGGCCAAAATTATCGGTTCGCTGAAATCAACCGGCACTCGCCCGATCACCAACGTCGTTATGATGGGAATGGGCGAGCCGTTGCTGAACCTGAATAACGTGGTTCCGGCGATGGACATCATGATGGATGACTTCGGTTTTGGTTTGTCTAAACGTCGCGTAACCCTGTCTACTTCAGGTGTTGTTCCGGCGCTGGATAAATTGGGCGATATGATTGATGTGGCGCTGGCCATTTCTCTGCATGCGCCAACCGATGATATTCGTGATGAAATCGTACCAATCAATCGTAAATATAATATCGAAACTTTCCTCGCGGCGGTTCGTCGCTATTTAGCGAAATCGAACGCCAACGGCGGGCGGGTAACGGTTGAGTACGTTATGCTGGATCACATTAATGACAGCACCGAACAGGCTCATCAGTTGGCAGAGTGTTTGAAGGACACGCCGTGTAAGATTAACCTGATTCCATGGAACCCCTTCCCAGGCGCGCCTTATGGCCGTAGCTCCAATAGCCGGGTAGATCGTTTCTCCAAGGTATTGATGGAATACGGATTTACGACTATTGTTCGTAAAACCCGCGGCGATGACATTGATGCAGCCTGCGGCCAATTGGCGGGCGAGGTGATTGACCGTACCAAGCGCACGCTGAAAAAGAAAATGGCCGGGGAACCTATAGCGGTTAAGACAGTCTGAACCTTACGGGGCGTTTAGCTCCGTTTAACTGACTGTTATTTAAGTTTTAATCTGCAAGATGTCAGGTGTTACGCGTAGGTAATACAGCAAATATGAGGGCCTGATGCGTCGTCAATTATTCAGGTTCTTGCCATTACGCAACTGGACAATTGGAAGAGCATGAAGCTGAATATACTGTGGGGAGCATGTTTGGCGGCCGTGGTTTTGGCCGGATGTTCGGGGTCATCTCCGAATAAGGTTGACCAGCCGGCGGCAGGTCAAACGCGTTTACAGCTTGGTTTAGCCTATCTGGCGCAGGGAGATTTACCCGCTGCCCGTCAGAATCTGGAAAAAGCCGTGAATGCCGCTCCGCAGGATTATCAAGCTCAGTTGGGCATGGCTTTATACGAACAGCGCGTCGGTGAAAACAGCGCCGCAGAACAGCGTTATCAGCAAGCGATGCAGCTCGCTCCAGGAAATGGCACCGTACTGAATAATTACGGTGCGTTTCTGTGTGGTTTAGGGCAGTATGTATCGGCTCAACAGCAGTTTAGCGCTGCGGCTTTGTTACCTGATTACGGTCAAGTTGCAGATAGTCTGGAAAATGCAGGTTATTGTTTTTTGCGGGCTAATCAAAATGACCAGGCCAAAGTGTTGCTCCGCCGAGCGTTGAAGTATGATCCTGATAAAGGTGGGTCGCTGCTTGCAGAGGCCGAAAGGCAATTTGGAGAAGGGAAACGCGCTCAGGCGCAACTACTACTGGATGTTTATCAACATGTTCTTCCGGCCAGTGCCGAAAGTTTATGGTTACAAATTCGTTTCGCCGCGCTGGCAGGTCGCCAGGATAGCGTTCAACGCTATGGCAAGCAGCTTGCGCGAAGTTTTCCACAATCCAAACAGTACCAGCACTTTCTAGCTAATGAATACTGAAGCCTCCCAAGATCAAACTGTTCCAGAGACGACAGGTGTGCGCCTGCGTCAAGCCCGTGAAGCATTAGGGCTAACCCAACAGAATGTTGCCGAACGTCT carries:
- a CDS encoding peptidase inhibitor family I36 protein, which produces MMNIKILSIIIFITIFSCFDVLSNEPKVCFFMNDSYRGESLCAGKNNSVESIPERWNDRISSVVIPQGLSVNVYKDINFSGEKLVIKQNTDFVKDETKIGFNDEISSFEVNSTACFYESDEFSGSAVCLAANESIDLYSNNYHSRKNYHILNPLNDQISSITVPQNMQAVVYEDDGFQGEYYVLTEDFTYQDLEKLNINNRITSMRVFQNNTFTCDQRCVIKDVMRIPLGKAFGHYWLDERLSSKEVLISFIINNDDDYSISFVDGGVLRVKDRELYFMHHNKYSSFIFRVNDDSDRLSFLSRFNGDYFEIQFVESKGTRSAYVSPLFSSLFNSGKETVDFKVSNFNLETPVVIDKLVLTGEQGSNRQTRSVMGLLSCWSVPMLSIYNYVIQGSCNQTDRFVSNANEFFKKPNDKILQISGSAKPLPKLKSNETFQTEPQIINLQSEPKGILTQVHSDMNGKALTVPATALACKVSMKDQLLPQLRSRRDLSPVCIEWTLNILTDFTLLFGGSTDNWNAENFGQVIDRIIRNGDTGHAVSDIETETRLINTVQTLFRESAQSSGSQDIFNLKTAFEFSQLSYAAYLFHGNSEDEDRVRTPQAVQSLPLGRYELSLQDFHFVETIPRIRHGERWVEHPEQHFDIEVISGTTEATEAARQRLIPIIDEWRQIYHQVKLPARVDLPTEIGEPLEQVNHMELLHEASRLVSDVTQSWLRTSRDDYIYVIVRLSGQIVSITMAVDINEFDVGIAGSLTNPTYVLHPQAEGAIRGAGTAAIRALADYLSEKGKRTLVSSVISQPSAIVKKKVGFRFIEEL
- a CDS encoding bifunctional tRNA (adenosine(37)-C2)-methyltransferase TrmG/ribosomal RNA large subunit methyltransferase RlmN translates to MSEQQLSATIQPDASPAADSAVQVAAPATAKINLLDLNRQQMREFFAEMGEKPFRADQVMKWMYHYCYDDFEQMTDINKVLRAKLQRVAEIRAPEVAEEQRSADGTIKWAIKVGDQQVETVYIPEADRATLCVSSQVGCALECKFCSTAQQGFNRNLRVSEIIGQVWRAAKIIGSLKSTGTRPITNVVMMGMGEPLLNLNNVVPAMDIMMDDFGFGLSKRRVTLSTSGVVPALDKLGDMIDVALAISLHAPTDDIRDEIVPINRKYNIETFLAAVRRYLAKSNANGGRVTVEYVMLDHINDSTEQAHQLAECLKDTPCKINLIPWNPFPGAPYGRSSNSRVDRFSKVLMEYGFTTIVRKTRGDDIDAACGQLAGEVIDRTKRTLKKKMAGEPIAVKTV
- the ndk gene encoding nucleoside-diphosphate kinase yields the protein MTVERTFSIIKPNAVANNDIGAIYARFENAGFKIIAAKMLHLTKEQAEGFYAEHKGRPFFDGLVEFMTSGPIMVQVLEGENAVQRNRDIMGATNPDNALAGTLRADFADSFTANAVHGSDAVESAQREIAYFFGENEIFPRS
- the pbpC gene encoding peptidoglycan glycosyltransferase PbpC (penicillin-binding protein 1C); the protein is MTRFFRSRRRFWLALLFISLLLPAAIWLADRAWPLPLTDVQMARIVVAEDGSPLWRFADDDGVWRYPVSIKQVSPYYLQALLTYEDRWFYHHPGVNPLSLARAAWQDLRAGKILSGGSTLSMQVARLIDPHPRTLGGKLRQVWRTFQLEWHLSKDQILEIYLNRAPFGGTLQGIGAASWTYLGKAPDNLTQGEAALLAVLPQAPSHLRPDRYPLRAKAARDKVLTRLAQYGVWPTSQVTEIQQEDIWLAPRQVPQLAPLLARRLTLGNQRELIQTTLDAGLQRQLEDMAAGWRHQLPEKTSLGVLVVDHTTMEVKAYIASVDFGDDSRFGHVDTISAWRSPGSTLKPFLYAMALDDGLIHGESLLQDVPRRFGNYRPGNFDTGFHGPVSASDALVRSLNLPAVQLLEAYGSKRFAANLRNAGLILRFPLHSEPNLALILGGTGARLDQLVTAFSAFGRGGMAGQLRFEPKQPLLQRRLFSPGAAWIVRRIMAGEGRPVPDDILPAVVPLAWKTGTSYGYRDAWAIGLNARYTLGIWVGRPDGTPVAGQFGYATAVPILHQVNGVLMARLNQGNRALPIDPRPESVSREEICWPGGQPLPAGDSNCRQRRQSWVLDGTLPPTLAAPGQENIQGSQMNIWLNKQGQRVAADCPDATPTRLTLWPLPLEPWLPWAERRAQRLPPVNATCPPLAENDSPPLLILGIRDGAVVRRLPGKNSLDLRLEAQGGQGERWWFLNGEQVATTQNHQSWLQTLTAPGRYQLNVLDESGQVSNVEFRLE
- a CDS encoding alpha-2-macroglobulin family protein, with protein sequence MNPYPKKVFQSGKKICQGMMLAGAVLLMAACDEGDKTSAVANAKQTNAAAVVPAAAKKTDAASLAEMAKRFAGKPLTLLDASELQLDGASGMVLTFSVPLDPNQDFGAQVHLVDTQSGKIDGAWELSDNLTELRLRHLLPERKLLLTLDAGLKGISGQTLTVPEPQKITTRSIKPSVGFASKGSLLPTKLAQGLPVMALNVDHVDVNFFRIKPANLANFIATWQYRNSFGTWESDELLKMADLVYTGRFDLNPQRNTREKILLPLGDIKPLQETGVYLAVMQQAGQYSYSIAASMFTLSDIGVSVHSYRDRLDVFAQGLEGGAALKDVALQLLDEKGQVLAEGKTDAQGHAQLEKNAKGKLLLASKDGQTSLIDLVAPALDLAEFEIAGPEGYQKQFFAFGPRDLYRPGETLIVNGLLRDADGKPLAAQPVKVDIVKPDNQVARSFVWQPQDGLYQYQYAIPDSALTGDWALRFDLGDNQPRLYKFKVEDFLPERMALDISTSKQPLSTDAALAFDVTGRYLYGAPAADNRLQGQAFLRPQREALTALPGFEFGSVAEENLSRTLDEFDTALDKNGELAVQIDNSWSGVKSPVKVILQASLLESGGRPVTRRAEQAIWPAKELAGIRPLFSKRNVYDYVSDKYRSQAMVDVDSQAEFEVVYANAAGEKLAAKGLKVRLIRERRDYYWQWSESDGWMSQYDKKDLMLDEKNLDIAAGSSGKVSFPVEWGAYRVEVSNSHNDLVSSTRFWAGYDWQDNTGGSGSVRPDQVKLKLDKPAYRPGEKVKLHVEAPAAGTGYLLVESSDGPLWWQEVAVPVGGADVEVPLNKDWNRHDLYLSATVIRPGDKTVQSTPKRAVGILHLPLADEGRKLGLTLDAPARMRPNETLTVKVKANPIDGKLPKKVQVLLSAVDSGILSITDFATPDPYDAFFGRKRYSVDQYDVYGQLIEGQGRLGSLRFGGDGDEEDALSRGGKKPITEVTIVAQQAQPVTLNEQGEGSIQLAIPDFNGELRLMAQAWSDEDFGKAESKVIVAAPLIAQLAAPRFLAGGDHTELALDLSNLSGHPQNLQVKLSATGLIALNGAGEQQLSLANGERKTLLIPVQALNGFGQGDIGLVISGVALPNENLPDYQHHWKIGVRPAYPAQTRHFANILHSGESWILPPEATEGLEQDTLEGQLLLTSRPPLNVARYISELYAYPYGCLEQTVSGLYPSLYSNYAQLTSIGIKADSDEKRRKSIDTGIEHLLSMQKDNGGFALWDKQGWEEHWLTAYATDFLFRASQQGYSVPASALTAANNRLLRYLQDPSQIEMRYSSNDLHSRFAVQAYAGLVLASQQKAPLGALRQLANRSKDARTGLPLVQLGIALKMMGDMPRAEVLLTQGMTTTRAKTDYWLGDYGSEIRDNALILSLLTENNLLPQQRDSRLLSLSEQLTGKRYLSTQESNAVYLAGRTLISANETPWQIAFATNHAEGAAETHDKPLSQNWSAKQLTEGLALQNPGSAAVYSRLDLVGYPQMAPTPSNNNLSITRTYLDMNGHPVELDQVKSGQLIVVYLRVGANQRVPDALVVDLLPAGLELENQNLGDSSASLGESASGLPELQMNMQQATIKHQEFRDDRYVAAVDVDGYNFTTLLYLARAVTPGTYLIPPPQVESMYVPEWRAVGSTPTQLRVLK
- the pilW gene encoding type IV pilus biogenesis/stability protein PilW encodes the protein MKLNILWGACLAAVVLAGCSGSSPNKVDQPAAGQTRLQLGLAYLAQGDLPAARQNLEKAVNAAPQDYQAQLGMALYEQRVGENSAAEQRYQQAMQLAPGNGTVLNNYGAFLCGLGQYVSAQQQFSAAALLPDYGQVADSLENAGYCFLRANQNDQAKVLLRRALKYDPDKGGSLLAEAERQFGEGKRAQAQLLLDVYQHVLPASAESLWLQIRFAALAGRQDSVQRYGKQLARSFPQSKQYQHFLANEY